One window of the Luteolibacter sp. Y139 genome contains the following:
- a CDS encoding pseudouridine synthase: MLVAFHKPYGVLSQFTPDHPGQRTLAEFQFPKGIFPIGRLDQDSEGLILLGNEPRLVARLLDPRHGHPRTYHVQVEGEPTGEALRQLAAGGIDLKGHRTLPCEARELSEPDYPHRDPPVRFRKSVPDRWIEMVLTEGKNRQVRRMTAAVGFPTLRLIRAAIGGLRLEGIEPGTWRELTAEDRRKLG; encoded by the coding sequence TCACGCCCGATCATCCCGGCCAGCGCACGCTCGCGGAATTCCAGTTTCCCAAAGGAATCTTCCCGATCGGCCGCCTCGATCAGGATTCGGAGGGCCTGATCCTGCTCGGAAATGAGCCGCGGCTGGTGGCCCGGCTGCTCGATCCCCGCCACGGCCATCCGAGGACCTATCACGTGCAGGTGGAGGGCGAGCCGACCGGAGAAGCGCTGCGCCAGCTCGCCGCCGGCGGGATCGATCTGAAGGGCCACCGCACCCTGCCCTGTGAGGCACGGGAGCTCAGCGAGCCGGACTACCCGCACCGCGATCCGCCCGTCAGGTTTCGCAAGAGCGTGCCGGACCGCTGGATCGAAATGGTACTGACGGAGGGTAAAAACCGACAGGTGCGCAGAATGACCGCCGCCGTGGGCTTTCCCACCCTGCGACTGATCCGCGCAGCCATCGGCGGACTGAGGCTGGAAGGCATCGAACCCGGAACCTGGCGGGAACTGACCGCAGAGGATCGCCGAAAATTGGGCTGA
- a CDS encoding putative Na+/H+ antiporter — MKTVLLLLTVVLALLLPEAAHAAGGHDLKPPEFLTRMEAFPQQEAAAGMQGIGDKLAFRAKEQPFLLVSTIIFLLAIVHTFVAVPITKLAHKVQHEHDHAHPGNKVSFKATMLHFLGEVEAIFGIWVVVLLGAMLWFYDLDTVTGYLGGVNFTEPLFVVVIMALASTRPVLRFAEACLRFFARFGKESPAAWWLSIMIIGPVLGSFITEPGAMTIAAMLLAKKFYKLKPTPRFAYATLGLLFVNVSVGGVLTNFAAPPVLMVASKWGLTTPEMLLHYGDKAVVSILISSFLYFAIFRKELAEMAVRSGDHDGDGKGDLIEKDRPVPLFVTLTHLAFMAWTVAFAHYPPLFIGGFLFFLAFSQATEHHQSAMILRGPILVGFFLGGLVVHGGLQGWWLGPIITSLKEWPLFLGSTLLTSFNDNAAITFLASQVEGLGPQLKYAVLAGAVTGGGLTVIANAPNPAGQALLGRFFGDGVSPMKLAVGALIPTIIVAACMMFFPDRGIDEMFAAPPPKEATTESPAH, encoded by the coding sequence GTGAAGACCGTCCTCCTTCTCCTAACCGTCGTGCTCGCACTGCTGCTCCCGGAAGCGGCGCATGCGGCCGGCGGGCACGACCTGAAGCCACCGGAATTCCTCACCCGCATGGAGGCATTCCCGCAGCAAGAGGCCGCGGCAGGAATGCAGGGCATTGGCGACAAGCTCGCCTTCAGGGCGAAGGAACAGCCCTTCCTGCTCGTCTCCACGATCATCTTCCTGCTCGCCATCGTCCACACCTTCGTCGCGGTCCCGATCACCAAGCTGGCCCACAAGGTCCAGCACGAGCACGACCATGCCCATCCGGGCAACAAAGTCAGCTTCAAGGCCACCATGCTCCACTTCCTCGGCGAGGTAGAGGCCATCTTCGGCATCTGGGTGGTCGTCCTGTTAGGCGCGATGCTGTGGTTCTACGACCTCGACACGGTCACCGGTTATCTGGGCGGAGTAAATTTCACGGAGCCGCTGTTCGTGGTGGTCATCATGGCGCTTGCCTCCACCCGGCCGGTGCTGCGCTTCGCTGAAGCCTGCCTGCGCTTCTTCGCTCGCTTCGGAAAGGAAAGCCCGGCCGCGTGGTGGCTCTCGATCATGATCATCGGACCGGTGCTCGGTTCCTTCATCACCGAGCCCGGCGCCATGACCATCGCCGCCATGCTGCTGGCGAAGAAGTTCTACAAGCTGAAGCCCACCCCGCGCTTCGCCTACGCCACCCTCGGCCTGCTTTTCGTGAATGTCTCGGTCGGCGGAGTCCTCACGAATTTCGCCGCGCCCCCGGTGCTGATGGTCGCCTCGAAATGGGGACTTACCACGCCCGAGATGCTCCTCCACTACGGCGACAAGGCCGTGGTCTCGATCCTCATCTCCTCCTTCCTCTACTTCGCGATCTTCCGCAAGGAACTCGCCGAAATGGCCGTCCGCTCCGGCGATCATGACGGCGATGGCAAGGGCGACCTGATCGAAAAGGATCGCCCGGTGCCGCTCTTCGTCACCCTCACCCACCTCGCCTTCATGGCCTGGACGGTGGCATTCGCCCACTACCCGCCGCTCTTCATCGGCGGTTTCCTCTTCTTCCTAGCCTTCTCACAGGCCACGGAACACCACCAGTCCGCCATGATCCTGCGCGGCCCCATCTTGGTCGGCTTCTTCCTCGGCGGCCTCGTTGTGCACGGCGGCCTGCAGGGCTGGTGGCTCGGCCCGATCATCACCAGCCTGAAGGAATGGCCGCTCTTCCTCGGCTCGACGCTTCTCACCTCCTTCAATGACAACGCCGCCATCACCTTCCTCGCCAGCCAGGTGGAAGGTCTCGGCCCGCAATTGAAATATGCCGTGCTCGCCGGTGCCGTGACCGGCGGCGGCCTGACGGTCATCGCCAATGCCCCGAATCCCGCCGGACAAGCCCTGCTCGGCCGCTTCTTCGGCGATGGCGTATCGCCCATGAAACTCGCCGTCGGCGCACTGATCCCGACGATCATCGTGGCCGCCTGCATGATGTTTTTCCCCGACCGCGGCATCGATGAGATGTTCGCCGCCCCGCCGCCCAAAGAGGCCACCACCGAATCGCCCGCCCACTAA
- a CDS encoding riboflavin synthase: MFTGLVEAIGRVRSLEPRGEQARLSLEIPFAAELEMGESVAVNGCCLTVADIDATGASFDLLGQTLAVTSLGDLTDASIVNLERALRAGDRFGGHFVQGHVDATGTVLALDQRGQDHIFDVSLPPEIAKLCIDKGSLCVDGISLTIAELTETSARFWITPHTFDVTHLPGLKAGARVNLEADLLAKHVAKLLGK, encoded by the coding sequence ATGTTCACCGGACTCGTAGAAGCCATCGGCCGCGTTCGCTCGCTTGAGCCCCGCGGCGAACAAGCCCGCCTCTCGCTGGAGATCCCCTTCGCCGCCGAACTCGAAATGGGCGAATCCGTCGCCGTCAACGGCTGCTGTCTCACCGTCGCCGACATCGACGCCACAGGCGCCAGCTTCGACCTCCTCGGCCAAACCCTTGCCGTCACCTCGCTCGGCGACCTAACAGACGCCTCGATCGTGAATCTCGAACGCGCCCTCCGCGCCGGCGATCGCTTCGGCGGCCACTTCGTCCAAGGCCACGTCGATGCCACCGGCACCGTTCTCGCCTTGGACCAACGCGGCCAAGACCACATCTTCGATGTCTCCCTGCCCCCCGAGATCGCGAAGCTGTGCATCGACAAGGGCTCGCTGTGCGTCGACGGCATCTCGCTCACCATCGCCGAACTCACCGAAACCAGCGCCCGCTTCTGGATCACCCCGCACACCTTCGACGTCACTCACCTCCCCGGCCTGAAAGCCGGCGCCCGCGTGAACCTCGAAGCCGATCTGCTCGCCAAACACGTGGCGAAGCTATTGGGGAAGTGA
- the trxB gene encoding thioredoxin-disulfide reductase, with the protein MENVIIIGTGCAGYTAAIYTGRANLTPLMLTGTQPGGQLTTTTEVENFPGFPEGIMGPELMMNMQKQAEKFGARIEYANVESVAKNADGSFTVKTSSGEHHARTVIIATGAAPKHLGLPNEHKLIGRGLTSCATCDGAFYRDVPVAVIGGGDSAAEEATFLTRFASKVYLIHRREELRASKIMADRALANEKIEPVWNSTVTEYLTDDAGEVRAVTLKNLVTGEESELELKCVFVAIGHVPNSAFLGDLVDKDENGYIIQNAGRTSTKTEGLFAAGDVADHYYRQAVTAAGQGCAAALEAERYLAEHV; encoded by the coding sequence ATGGAAAACGTCATCATCATCGGCACCGGCTGCGCCGGCTACACCGCCGCGATCTACACCGGCCGCGCCAATCTCACCCCGCTCATGCTCACCGGTACCCAGCCCGGCGGCCAGCTCACGACCACGACCGAGGTGGAGAATTTCCCGGGCTTCCCGGAAGGCATCATGGGCCCGGAGCTGATGATGAACATGCAGAAGCAGGCGGAGAAATTCGGTGCCCGCATCGAGTATGCGAATGTCGAGAGCGTGGCGAAAAACGCCGATGGCTCCTTTACCGTGAAGACTTCATCCGGAGAGCATCACGCCCGGACGGTCATCATCGCCACCGGTGCGGCTCCGAAGCACCTGGGCCTGCCGAATGAGCACAAGCTGATCGGCCGCGGTCTCACGTCCTGTGCGACTTGCGACGGTGCCTTCTACCGCGATGTGCCCGTGGCCGTCATCGGCGGTGGCGACAGTGCCGCCGAGGAAGCGACTTTCCTGACCCGCTTTGCCAGCAAGGTGTATCTGATTCACCGCCGCGAGGAGCTTCGCGCCTCGAAGATCATGGCCGACCGGGCCTTGGCGAACGAGAAGATCGAGCCGGTCTGGAACTCGACCGTCACCGAGTATCTCACCGATGACGCGGGCGAAGTGCGCGCCGTGACGCTGAAGAACCTGGTCACCGGCGAGGAGAGCGAGCTGGAGCTGAAGTGCGTCTTCGTGGCGATCGGCCACGTGCCTAACAGCGCCTTCCTGGGCGACCTCGTCGACAAGGACGAGAACGGCTACATCATCCAGAATGCCGGCCGCACCTCGACCAAGACGGAGGGACTTTTCGCTGCCGGAGATGTGGCGGACCACTACTACCGCCAGGCCGTGACCGCTGCCGGACAGGGCTGTGCGGCGGCGCTGGAGGCCGAGCGCTACCTCGCCGAGCACGTTTGA